The Magnetococcales bacterium genome includes the window ATCTTAACACCGGATTCGGTTTCTGCCCGAGCGGTACCGGGCAAAGAAAACGCTGTCAAGCCAACCAATACTGCGATCATTGCATAGAACTTTTTCATCATTTTTCCCCTAAAGATAAAGGATTTCCCCCCAAAAACCCACTTTTGCCCATCGGGTTGAAACTGGAAGGCACTGTTTGAAACAGTAACCGCCATAGGGAACATCAGTTTTGCAAAAAGGTCAAGTGGATGGCTCTGATAATCACACCGAAAGCGATGCCAAAAAACCTTATGTCGCTGAAATATTACGCAATATAGCGTGTATTATCAGGATGGATTTTACTGCATTTGTGACCATTCACCCCCATTTGGAGTCGGTGTATTTTTTGCTTCACAACACCTCGATATGGAGAAACGGACAGAGGGGAAGGTTTCGGCCGACAAAAAAGGAAAATGGCAAGTGGATGGGGCCACATTGATGGAAGGAGGGTGCCCCCCACAATCAGTCGTAGATGAAAGCTGGTCTTAGGTGCTCCATATCACTGGATGTGGCCGAAATTTTGGGGATCATCCGATAAGTTGGATTCGATGGCTGCGGAATCCAGATATGGCTCGTATTCGTCGGGGAGGGGATCCAGACGCACAGGTCGATGGTGGAACTGTCTGGAGAGAGGGGGAGAAAAAATGATGGCGGGATAGTGAAAGCCCTATCCTCCATGGGAGGCGGCTTTATCAACGGGATAGAGAGGCTCCCAGGGCTGGAATTGGGAACAGTCACCCTTATCGTTCAGAAGATCCTGATTATAAATTTCCCGACACATCTCCCGATGACGGCAATAGGCGCCCTGAGCACAGTTGACTCCCACCCGGTGGTGCCGGCCCTTCCGACGATTGGGGAGAGGCCGTTGTTCAGCGAGAGGACCGATAAACAAGGCCGATAAGGGAAGTTTGTCTATTTTTTTCATCATGCCGGTTCCACCCAAGAGTTCATCATGTCAGCTGTATTCGGTCCCGGGCTATACCCCGGATCGCTTGCAAATAACAGCACAATAATGATGCAGACCCAAATAATTTGGATGGTTGGGTGTGGATGGGGTGGGAGAGTCTGATGGCAATCTGCCAGGAGATTAATATTCGGCTGCCCAGCAGGATATCAGCACTTTTCAAGCCTGACAGTCTGGTTCACATGGCGAACGGACACGGCATCGACAATCAGACGCCTACAACGCCAGGTTTGGTGTTCATAGGGCCGGTCCCCCGTCCTCCTCTCATTGAACCGGCCTTCAGAGGTGACGACAGGCAGGGTCTCTTTTTAACGACATATCTGTATGGCGTAGCGATAGCGCCAACCTTATTTGAGTTCCTTAAACCTAAATCCGGCAGTTGGGGGTACGCACATGCAAAGCCTCTTGATCCACCAAGCCAATCGGGAGAAAGTCTTGTGACCAAAATGGTGCCGGCGATTTTTCCCAAGTCACTCTGCGAACCAATATCCTGCACGAGCTACATACGCTCAATTGCCGGATTTAGGTTGAACCAGTTGATGATCCCGGATCCACTGGGAAGTTGGAGGATTTGCACCCAAAGGGCACAAAAACACTCTCGTGCCACCCCTGTTGATCCAACAAGCATCAAACCGCGTTCCCACAGAACGGAATCTCATCAGGCTGCCAGTTCCGATTTATCCATCATCTCCATCAAGCGAACTCTCAGGCGATTGGGATCTACATCCGCCAAATCGCAAACCAGTTTAAAATTGTGGCCGCCATTGCGGATCCAACTGCGGGCTTTGGACATCTCCAGGGAATTCCCCTCACCGAGAGCATCCTGAATGGCCCGGATCAGTACCGTCTCCCAAAGTCGGGTTTCAGCACTTTTGGGCACGTCGTTTCCCAAAGCCAATCCATAGGAAGTTTCGTGCATGATCATTTCTCCTCTTTAAACGGTCTTTTTGTTTTTCAGTTAAACGGGTCTGGAGCTCTTATCCATATTCAAAGTTGATTCTGATCAAATTCCTTTGTCAGGGTTAACTGCAAAATGTGAACCAAACAATTTAACGTATTGATTATATTGAATATTTATTGGTTTCAATGGGGCTTTTCTGCGGCAAACCCCGATTTGGACCCACAAAAGTGTAAAAAATAGATTACACTGCTGTGGCGCCTTCCAATATATCTCTTTGTTTTTTAAGTTGAAAAAATATTTTACAGCCCGTTTTGTCAGTGTGTAAAAATTTATTTCACTTCCGGAATCCCCCCCCAATCGCCACCTTGAAGAGATCCCAAAACAGCCACCTTTACAGTGCGGATTTTTGCAACCATGGCCCAACACACGCATCAAATCTTTTTTGCCCACGGCAAATCGGGAACCCCCTGGGGGAGTAAAATCCAGCGTTTGGCAGACTTGGCCAAAGAACGGGGCTTCGAAGTGGAGAGCCTTGATTACCAGGGCATTACAAGCCCGGATGATCGGGTGCAAAAACTATTGGATCGCGCCCCGGCCCCCTCAGGGCAACTGCTCCTGGTGGGCTCCAGCATGGGGGCCTATCTTTCCATCGTGGCCTCTGAAAAATTGCGACCGGACGGTCTTTTTCTATTGGCTCCAGCTATCTATAAACGTGGATATGCCATTCAGGATCCAGTTCCCCACTCCCCCCTCACAGTGGCTGTTCACGGCTACGGGGATGAGGTGATCCCCGTAGCAGATGCCATCCGCTTTGCCCAAAAACACAAAATCCGCCTGCATCTGGTAGATAGCGGCCACCGACTCCTGGACGCCATGCCGTTTATCGAAAAGGCTTTCGGCTGGTTTCTGGATGAGGCTATGAAAAGGGGAGAGGATTAATCGAGAACTTTGGGGAGTGCTTGGCTTGATTTTATTCTTATAGGGTAAACAGAGGAAAAATTTTCGAGAGAGTTGAGGCGGATCTCTCGATAGAGGTGGTCCATGCTCTTTTTGGGGAGGGGTGAACCCAGGGTTCTGTTGTGTGGATAGTCGGGGAAAAAGGGCTGGAAAGAGGCCTTAAGGTAAAAAGGGGAAATCAGAAAGCCCCCCGGTCTGGAAAGATTAATGGTTGGGGGTTTTGGAGAGATAGACTCCCCCTTGATAGCGATTAAAAAAGAGACCCAATTTGGGGTGATCAATGGGATCCCGGGTGCGGTCGGAGACGAGATTGCGTTCGGCCACATAGGTCTGGTTGGTACTCTTGTCCACCAGCACCTGATACCAGGGTTGATCCTTGGGTGGGTGAGAACGGGCCACTTCGTCATACCACTGCTCAGTGCCCTGAAACGAAGCATCCACATCCACCACCACCCCACGATAATCAAACAGATGGTGGTAGACGATTTGACCGACAAAAAATTTGGCGTCCTGGTCTTGATTGTTCAAAATTTTTCTCTCACCATACCCTACAAAAAACGTCCGGAAACAGCAGTCAGCACCACCATGATTCCCAGAATCAGGTTAACCAGCATAAATTTGCGAATACGCAGGATATACATACCCGCCTCAGGAAAAAGCTCCTGACGGATCATGCGCTTGAGGTGTTGATAGGGGCTGAAGAAAACGCTGACAAAAATCACGATCATGGTCCAGCCCAGCCCCTGCATGATGATGACATGCAGCGCCAGATCGGTAAATCCACCGAAATAGCTCACCACCATCCAGTAGCCACTGGCCGGAAGCAAAATCGCCACACACCAGACCACCACAAAAAACCGCCCGAGAATCTGGGTCCAGAGCTTCACCCGGAGAGTCAATTCCAAATCCTGGGAAGAGGGCCTGACAACCACATGGGCAAAAAACATGCTCCCGACCCAAAAGACGGCAGCCAACAGATGAAGTGTGATGGCAGCAGCCATACCCGACACTCCCCAAAGTAAGGATGGTATTGAATCAGGGCTTGGAAACGCCCTCGCCAGCGGGTAACAAAAGTGGCTTGGTTCCCGCGCCCTGATCAAACAGGAGCGGTAGAGTGCCCCAGGCCGATAGTGGATAATTGCTCAAACCCTCCATTTAAAACCATAACACACCCCCCCTCAAACGTCCCCCCCAAACATCCTCCCCAACCCCCTTTTTTTCCCCGTCTTCCCCTGGCACCGATGCCAGGCCACCCCTTTGCCAATAGAGTTGAACCTGGAAAGAATAGTCCCCTCGACCTCTCATATAATCTGCTAGAATTGACTATTTGGATCCTTTTGCAAAAATTTCAGGATAACGGGGTTCGGTTTGATGGTGGGAGCGTAGCGGTTCCATGGGTTTGACCCTCAAAAAACTGGCCAAATGGCTGATGCGACTGCTGATCAGCGGCGCCATTTTGCTGGCCATAGCCCTCTCTTTGGCCCTATTCCTGCTGTTGAATGACCCTGCCCGGGAAAAAATCCTCCTCCAGGTGGCAGAGCGCTCCGGTTGGCAAATGACTGTTAAAAAAGCAGGATTTGTCAGTACCCCTCCGGGATTGTGGCTGGAAGGGGTCGGGCTTTTTCGGCCCGGGGAGCATCGTTTTTCTGCCGAGCGAATCCTGGTAGGGCTCTCTTTGGAGAGTTGGATGGAGGGGCGCATTCCCGCGCTGGAGCTTGATCACCCCCGTATCGAGCTGCACCCACCATCCGATTCCGAGCCATCCCCTCCAGTAGACAAAAGCCCCCCACCCCCTGAAAAGCCACTTCTCTCCTGGCCCATTTTACCCCTGGATCGGTTGGAAATTCGTAACGGTGCTCTCCTTCCCGAAAGCCCGGAAGGGGTGGATTCAGTGGAAAAATGGGGGCTCGTTCAGATCGATGCCACCGGGGAAAATCTATCTGCTGCCGGGATAGATCTGGCCTTTGCCGCCGAAGGTCTCCCCGGGGGATCGATCCACGGCATGCTCCACCTGACGGAAAAAATTCGCCTGGTGGCCCGAGCGGAAAAAGCCCCGCTGGTGCCTCTGCTACGCCTCTTGGGAATAGCCGGAGAAAGAGGAGAGCTGGGGGTGGATATGGAACTGACGGTGGATCCCGGGGGGTCGGTGGAGGTGACAGCCCAGGGGGGTGTGGCCCGATTGCAGCTGGCGGGAGGAGGGGAGGCGGACTTTGCCTTTTCAGTCCGCTCCCGGCCTGGGGAGGTGGTTTTCCAGGGGGAGGGGGAGGCTCTTCCCCCAGGCGGCCTTAAACGGGCTCCGGTGACCTTGAAAATCATCGGCCAGCAGCAGGCTGATTCATGGCGAGTGGCCCCCCTTCAGGCCAAAGTGGGGAAACTGGCCTATTTTTCCTTCCAGGGAGAGGCTTTCCCCAACCCCCATCTGCAAGGCAACATCACCCTCATCGACCCGGACGGCTTGCGGGCTTGGCTGGGCATGGCACCTCTGAAAGATATTGATCTGAAAAACGGCCCCCCCTGGCAGATAGCCCTGCAAGTGGACGATAGCTGGCAACAGCCCCGCTGGCAGGCAAACATCCAGACCGGTCCGGATCAGCTGAAAGCAGGAACCACCGTGATCAAAGGGCTTGAGAGTCACATTGATGCGAGTGGGGTGGTGGGGGAAACCACCATACCTATTCAATTTCGTCTGTCATCCCAGCGCCTCACCACGCCCCCATACCAAACCCAAGGGATCGTGACCCAG containing:
- a CDS encoding alpha/beta hydrolase; this encodes MAQHTHQIFFAHGKSGTPWGSKIQRLADLAKERGFEVESLDYQGITSPDDRVQKLLDRAPAPSGQLLLVGSSMGAYLSIVASEKLRPDGLFLLAPAIYKRGYAIQDPVPHSPLTVAVHGYGDEVIPVADAIRFAQKHKIRLHLVDSGHRLLDAMPFIEKAFGWFLDEAMKRGED
- the hspQ gene encoding heat shock protein HspQ produces the protein MNNQDQDAKFFVGQIVYHHLFDYRGVVVDVDASFQGTEQWYDEVARSHPPKDQPWYQVLVDKSTNQTYVAERNLVSDRTRDPIDHPKLGLFFNRYQGGVYLSKTPNH